In the genome of Carassius carassius chromosome 47, fCarCar2.1, whole genome shotgun sequence, one region contains:
- the LOC132130821 gene encoding DNA ligase 1-like, which translates to MGSAESQPEQDPISLYEERKRELERREEEMDRRERELKIEMDRRAKELDRRKEEMDRRERELKIEMDRKEKELEEIFFIRKEEMMKRERELDERKEELDIREKKMGDREVGHKLPASAEDEPGTSSDESKKMPTEELKPVRRNSLILQPPNMSESVDKPSSSP; encoded by the exons ATGGGGTCGGCAGAG TCACAACCAGAACAAGATCCAATATCTCTATatgaagagaggaagagagaactGGAAAGAAGAGAGGAAGAAATGGatagaagagagagagaactgaAAATAGAAATGGATAGAAGAGCGAAAGAACTGGATAGAAGAAAGGAAGAAATGGatagaagagagagagaactgaAAATAGAAATggatagaaaagagaaagaactggaagaaattttttttataagaaag GAAGAAatgatgaaaagagagagagaactggatgaaagaaaggaagaactggacattagagagaaaaaaatgggTGATCGTGAAGTAGGTCATAAATTGCCAGCGTCAGCAGAAGACGAACCGGGCACAAGCTCAG ACGAATCAAAGAAGATGCCGACTGAAGAACTGAAACCTGTGCGTCGTAACAGCTTAATATTACAGCCCCCTAACA